One window of the Caminibacter pacificus genome contains the following:
- a CDS encoding respiratory chain complex I subunit 1 family protein: MSAEIIHFLIFPGGLFALVLGIFMLSLERIVVARLQGRVGPPIYQNFIDVIKLFNKEILVPKDSKEIVFMYAPVLGFAALIAMLYFIPLPGVYEGAGNNSDLIILIYVMALPAISHILGGSASSSPYAAIAVNRELKLMLVYEVVFVIIAFSIALYVGKGSAVLSLKDIMNYQLNNSPLILDWKFWPAIVAFVIFVLATMEFPPFQVAHHNDADVMDGFLIEHSSIPLAIYEMTDALKIVLLSIVFQIFFCPCVIGGDVVVNLLFFIAKTVIFVMFFSLLHAIFASFRIDQAFKFLIIVPTTLSLITLVLVILSIKGLI, translated from the coding sequence TTGAGCGCTGAAATCATTCATTTTTTAATTTTTCCGGGCGGTTTATTCGCACTTGTGCTCGGAATTTTTATGTTATCGCTTGAGAGAATAGTGGTAGCGAGATTACAAGGAAGAGTGGGGCCTCCTATTTATCAAAATTTTATTGATGTTATTAAGCTGTTTAACAAAGAAATTTTAGTACCTAAAGATTCCAAAGAGATTGTGTTTATGTATGCTCCGGTATTAGGCTTTGCCGCGTTGATTGCAATGCTTTATTTCATACCTTTGCCCGGTGTATATGAAGGAGCGGGGAATAATTCGGATTTGATTATTCTAATTTACGTTATGGCTTTACCGGCGATTTCTCATATTTTAGGAGGAAGCGCTTCGAGTTCACCTTATGCCGCTATTGCCGTAAATAGAGAGTTGAAATTAATGCTTGTATATGAGGTGGTGTTTGTAATTATAGCTTTTAGTATAGCTCTTTATGTAGGAAAAGGGAGTGCCGTTTTATCGTTAAAAGATATTATGAATTATCAATTAAACAACTCTCCTTTAATTTTGGATTGGAAGTTTTGGCCTGCGATAGTGGCTTTTGTAATTTTCGTATTGGCAACTATGGAGTTTCCTCCTTTTCAAGTTGCTCATCATAACGACGCGGACGTAATGGACGGGTTTTTGATTGAACACAGTTCGATTCCTCTTGCGATATATGAAATGACCGATGCTTTAAAAATCGTACTTTTAAGTATCGTTTTTCAAATTTTCTTTTGTCCGTGCGTTATAGGAGGCGATGTTGTTGTCAACTTACTCTTTTTTATCGCTAAAACGGTTATTTTCGTAATGTTTTTTTCATTGCTTCATGCGATTTTCGCAAGTTTTAGAATAGATCAAGCGTTTAAATTTTTGATTATCGTACCTACGACATTGAGCTTAATAACTCTTGTTTTGGTTATTTTGTCAATAAAA